Proteins from a single region of Geothrix sp. PMB-07:
- a CDS encoding HlyD family secretion protein, with protein sequence MNQEAPETQEAVGQPVPSTSGAPESGKAMLALKIGAPVVLLIAAGMWFHSRNRMSTDDAQVDGHLVPVSCRVYGTVEKVLVEDNQTVKAGDPLVAVDPRDIQARLDQTKGSYAQALAQVEGARADLERAQVAYQQARNSDIETAKANVDAKKASLDKAKTDLQRMKPLAEREEISALQFDGFRTQAEVADSEWRAAQQRLASLQREADIRKVAVGAAEARLAAAKAQVDTARASQSGLDLQLGYTSIVAPVDGVVTRKLVEAGQTIQPGQGLLTIIPLHRTWVTANFKETQLARMKPGQEAEIKVDMNGLVLKGHVDSISGSTGSRMSLMPPENAVGNFVKVVQRIPVKIRIDEEEAKKVILRPGMNVEATVIVE encoded by the coding sequence ATGAATCAAGAAGCCCCAGAAACACAAGAAGCCGTTGGTCAGCCCGTCCCTTCCACCTCCGGCGCCCCCGAATCCGGCAAGGCCATGCTGGCCCTGAAGATCGGCGCACCCGTCGTGCTGCTCATCGCCGCGGGCATGTGGTTCCACTCCCGCAACCGCATGAGCACGGACGATGCCCAGGTGGACGGCCATCTGGTGCCTGTGTCCTGCCGCGTCTACGGCACCGTGGAAAAGGTGCTGGTGGAAGACAACCAGACCGTGAAGGCCGGTGACCCCCTCGTTGCGGTGGACCCCCGCGACATCCAGGCCCGGCTTGACCAGACCAAGGGCTCCTACGCCCAGGCTCTGGCCCAGGTGGAAGGCGCGCGCGCCGATCTGGAACGCGCCCAGGTGGCCTACCAACAGGCCCGCAATTCGGACATCGAGACCGCCAAGGCCAACGTGGATGCCAAGAAGGCCAGCCTCGACAAGGCCAAGACCGACTTGCAGCGCATGAAGCCCCTGGCCGAGCGGGAAGAGATCTCCGCCCTGCAGTTCGACGGCTTCCGCACCCAAGCCGAGGTCGCTGACAGTGAGTGGCGTGCCGCCCAGCAGCGCCTGGCCTCCCTCCAGCGCGAGGCCGACATCCGCAAGGTCGCCGTGGGTGCCGCCGAAGCCCGGCTGGCCGCAGCCAAGGCCCAGGTGGACACCGCCCGCGCCAGCCAGAGCGGCCTCGACCTCCAGCTGGGCTACACCAGCATCGTGGCCCCCGTGGATGGCGTGGTCACCCGCAAGCTCGTGGAGGCGGGCCAGACCATCCAGCCCGGCCAGGGCCTGCTCACCATCATTCCCCTGCACCGCACCTGGGTGACCGCCAACTTCAAGGAAACCCAGCTGGCGCGCATGAAGCCCGGCCAGGAAGCCGAGATCAAGGTCGACATGAACGGCCTGGTGCTCAAGGGCCACGTGGATTCCATTTCCGGCTCCACAGGCTCGCGCATGAGCCTCATGCCCCCCGAAAACGCCGTGGGCAACTTCGTGAAGGTGGTGCAGCGCATCCCCGTGAAGATCCGCATCGATGAAGAGGAAGCCAAAAAAGTCATCCTCCGCCCCGGCATGAACGTCGAAGCCACGGTCATCGTCGAATGA
- a CDS encoding alpha/beta hydrolase encodes MNRAACLLTLLSLPALTAQAQKPVQAPAVAVQAGRWEGALQLPGGNLNLIVDLWNVGDAWQGVISVPAQGLKLHALAKVGVEGGRLSFTLAGIPGEPCFDGVLGPDGATASGTFAQGGAQLPLSLRRTGDSPAEARASAGARGPAALRSGERVLHFPGFNGFPLNGTVLAGGAHGYFAVMVAGSGPTDRDWSNPLIPMPSHGGRDLAVWLQAQGLGSLRYDKRFIGAKDPKLDISLDAQVGDIRAALKAARTLPEAKGKKLLLLGHSEGALLSLLAASEADAALLLALPGLSMGRLIVAQVKGQLAAAQAPTDVTASNLAYLEAALDAIRKNQELDRDATGIAPGVVSLAKGLARPESRGFVRDLLDLDPWGAAQRLPIPCAVAWGDRDVQTWKPDILPADFKGAVIEIPGANHLFKRETRAKAGLSGAEAMSTYGDSTPLADLTPLAQWLKELR; translated from the coding sequence ATGAACCGAGCCGCCTGCCTGCTCACGTTGCTTTCCCTGCCTGCCCTGACCGCCCAAGCCCAGAAGCCAGTCCAAGCCCCAGCTGTGGCCGTTCAGGCGGGCCGCTGGGAAGGCGCGCTCCAACTGCCCGGTGGGAACCTCAATCTGATCGTAGATCTCTGGAACGTTGGCGATGCCTGGCAAGGCGTCATCTCCGTGCCGGCTCAGGGACTGAAGCTGCACGCGCTCGCCAAGGTTGGCGTGGAGGGAGGTCGGCTGAGCTTCACCCTTGCCGGCATCCCCGGCGAACCTTGCTTCGATGGGGTGCTGGGCCCGGATGGGGCCACGGCGAGTGGAACCTTCGCCCAAGGGGGCGCCCAGCTGCCTCTGAGCCTGCGACGCACCGGCGACTCGCCTGCAGAAGCCCGCGCATCCGCCGGAGCCAGGGGGCCCGCGGCACTGCGCAGCGGCGAACGGGTGCTGCACTTCCCCGGCTTCAACGGCTTTCCCTTGAACGGCACCGTCCTCGCCGGAGGCGCCCACGGCTACTTCGCGGTGATGGTGGCGGGATCAGGCCCCACGGACCGCGACTGGTCCAATCCCCTGATTCCCATGCCCAGCCATGGTGGCCGCGACCTGGCCGTTTGGCTGCAGGCCCAGGGCCTGGGCAGCCTCCGTTACGACAAGCGTTTCATCGGCGCCAAGGATCCCAAGCTCGACATCTCGCTCGACGCCCAGGTGGGGGACATTCGCGCGGCCTTGAAGGCGGCCCGAACCCTCCCCGAGGCCAAGGGCAAGAAGCTGCTGCTGCTGGGCCACAGCGAGGGCGCGCTGTTGTCGCTGCTGGCGGCCAGCGAGGCCGATGCGGCCCTGCTGCTGGCCTTGCCGGGCCTCAGCATGGGCAGGCTCATCGTGGCCCAAGTGAAAGGACAGTTGGCGGCAGCGCAGGCGCCCACTGATGTCACCGCCTCGAACCTGGCCTATCTGGAGGCGGCGCTGGACGCCATCCGCAAGAACCAGGAGTTGGACCGCGACGCCACGGGCATCGCCCCCGGCGTGGTGAGCCTGGCCAAGGGGCTGGCCCGCCCCGAAAGCCGCGGCTTCGTGCGCGACCTGCTTGACCTGGATCCCTGGGGCGCCGCCCAGCGCCTGCCCATCCCCTGTGCCGTGGCCTGGGGCGACCGGGATGTGCAGACCTGGAAACCCGACATCCTGCCTGCGGATTTCAAAGGCGCCGTGATTGAGATCCCAGGCGCGAACCACCTCTTCAAGCGGGAAACCCGCGCGAAAGCGGGCCTTTCAGGGGCCGAAGCCATGAGTACCTACGGCGACAGCACACCCCTGGCGGACCTCACGCCCTTGGCTCAGTGGCTGAAGGAGCTGCGATAG
- the fabG gene encoding 3-oxoacyl-[acyl-carrier-protein] reductase, giving the protein MFRLDGKIALVTGASQGIGEAIAKQLAAQGATVVCAARTLTKLQAVADAIRAAGGTSDVIEADLSDGASVRSAIATTIERHGALHILVNNAGITRDKLLIQMKEEDWDAVVDTNLKGAWTAIQAATKPMMKQRWGRIINIASVVGQMGNAGQANYVAAKAGLIGLTKSVARELASRNVTANAVTPGYIETAMTSNLPEDVKAEFTKQIPLGRMGTATDIASAVVFLASDEASYITGQVLSVNGGMLMV; this is encoded by the coding sequence ATGTTCCGTCTCGACGGCAAGATCGCCCTCGTCACCGGCGCCAGCCAGGGCATCGGCGAAGCCATCGCCAAGCAGCTGGCCGCCCAGGGCGCCACGGTGGTGTGCGCCGCCCGGACGTTGACCAAACTGCAGGCCGTGGCCGACGCCATTCGTGCCGCGGGCGGAACGTCCGACGTGATCGAGGCCGATCTCAGCGACGGCGCGTCTGTGCGTTCAGCCATCGCCACCACGATCGAGCGTCATGGCGCCCTGCACATCCTGGTGAACAACGCGGGCATCACCCGCGACAAGCTCCTCATCCAGATGAAGGAGGAGGATTGGGATGCGGTGGTGGACACCAATCTGAAGGGTGCCTGGACGGCCATCCAGGCGGCCACCAAGCCCATGATGAAGCAGCGCTGGGGCCGCATCATCAACATCGCCTCGGTGGTGGGCCAGATGGGCAATGCGGGCCAGGCCAACTATGTGGCGGCCAAGGCGGGCCTCATCGGCCTCACCAAGTCCGTGGCGCGCGAGCTGGCCAGCCGCAACGTCACCGCCAACGCGGTCACCCCCGGCTACATCGAGACCGCCATGACTTCGAACCTGCCTGAGGATGTGAAAGCCGAATTCACCAAGCAGATCCCCTTGGGCCGCATGGGCACCGCCACCGACATCGCCTCGGCCGTGGTCTTCCTCGCCAGCGATGAGGCAAGCTACATCACGGGCCAGGTGCTGAGCGTCAATGGCGGCATGCTGATGGTCTGA
- a CDS encoding SdpI family protein, with amino-acid sequence MAAGVFKVTAEDPSSEGRREVWREWPSWVLLGGLWGFSLWAMGRLPARTPIHWNLHGEIDGWGSPLMAALMLPLIATLTYLIILAYDWGRMDFKAARAMSAATTRQIRLLVLLLMAGLQGLILRASLSGGMLRSGWILLVIFLFFIFFGNLMPRLEPNAWAGIRIPPTLENREVWKRTHRLGGHWFMAAGLLGIPISFLPEPYANLLSLLLMLLPVLVAMIYAYWLRHRLDQLVDQDATPPQEPR; translated from the coding sequence ATGGCTGCTGGCGTTTTCAAAGTGACGGCGGAGGATCCCTCCTCCGAAGGGCGCCGCGAGGTTTGGCGGGAATGGCCGTCCTGGGTGCTGCTCGGGGGACTTTGGGGGTTCAGCCTCTGGGCCATGGGCCGCCTGCCTGCGCGCACACCCATCCACTGGAACCTCCATGGCGAAATCGACGGTTGGGGCTCTCCTCTGATGGCTGCGCTGATGCTGCCACTCATCGCGACCCTGACCTACCTGATCATCCTGGCCTATGACTGGGGGCGCATGGACTTCAAGGCGGCGCGAGCCATGTCGGCGGCCACCACCCGCCAGATCCGCCTCCTCGTGCTGCTGCTCATGGCCGGCCTCCAGGGTCTCATCCTCCGCGCATCACTAAGCGGAGGCATGCTGCGCTCGGGCTGGATCCTGCTGGTGATCTTTCTGTTCTTCATCTTCTTCGGCAACCTCATGCCTCGGCTGGAACCCAATGCCTGGGCGGGCATCCGCATTCCGCCCACCCTGGAGAACCGGGAAGTCTGGAAGCGCACTCACCGGTTGGGCGGTCACTGGTTCATGGCCGCCGGGCTCTTGGGCATACCCATCAGCTTCCTGCCCGAACCCTACGCGAACCTTTTGAGCCTTCTCCTCATGCTTCTTCCAGTGCTGGTGGCGATGATCTATGCCTACTGGCTGCGTCACCGTTTGGATCAGCTTGTTGATCAGGACGCCACGCCCCCTCAGGAGCCCCGATGA
- a CDS encoding PP2C family protein-serine/threonine phosphatase, whose amino-acid sequence MRDLLDPIRRGWAAFRFRRHWPWLLLAVGLLLGLPPTENGCAQALGWLGGLVLFFRGLRWIWVKLLFRVSRRLWVILALMSVLPMLAMVVMLMALGWLGLGAQVSRSTQQTLVAWEEALKTANREPSDAAALQALRTYGGAWIERTRALPEGVPETFVGMVWADSRDAGSDADPQGTRKDTYLRAVRKEPGGYRILSLNLGVLGDRAQAMAGGEVSFTLVSRKLRRDGEDTITFKAGGREASKPAPILVGEGGNVASWTKGQALHGSGLFAPFHLPPLAFTITDWSSGEALVLTATPETNLYALFAGFRSGEKQSLSADTVKAIVVVSLVLVALASAQALAAVLGLVLAWSLGRAVNDLHGGVNRLSLGDFSTRIRLRGRDQVAQLSAAFNDMAARLQTAASEREERLRMEEELRVAREVQMRLLPDLEALRMPSVRATILPAREVAGDYYDLFPLLDGSLAFLILDVSGKGTSAAFYAAETKGVLSALDKQALGPVDVADRLNAIWCQGHDRRLFLTLAYGTFHPHSGRYQFVRAGHPSAFLRHGDGRVSRLHPRGLGVGLSANRFREALELHEGILEPGGSLIFYTDGLSEAQAPDDSFYGEDRLEALLARPTEDLQNAILADVATFAQGRPLADDLTLLILSRGSA is encoded by the coding sequence ATGCGCGACCTGCTCGATCCGATTCGCCGCGGCTGGGCCGCCTTCCGCTTCCGGCGCCATTGGCCATGGCTCCTGCTGGCGGTGGGCCTGCTGCTGGGCCTGCCACCGACGGAAAACGGCTGCGCGCAGGCCCTAGGTTGGCTGGGCGGTCTGGTGCTGTTCTTTCGCGGGCTGCGCTGGATCTGGGTCAAGCTGCTGTTCCGCGTGTCCCGACGGCTTTGGGTGATTCTGGCCCTGATGTCCGTGCTGCCCATGCTGGCCATGGTGGTCATGCTCATGGCCCTCGGGTGGCTGGGGCTCGGCGCCCAGGTGAGCCGATCGACCCAGCAGACCCTGGTGGCCTGGGAGGAGGCGCTGAAGACGGCCAACCGCGAGCCCTCGGATGCCGCAGCCCTGCAGGCGCTGCGCACCTACGGCGGCGCCTGGATCGAGCGGACCCGCGCCCTGCCGGAGGGCGTTCCGGAAACCTTCGTCGGCATGGTGTGGGCCGACAGCCGCGACGCGGGCTCCGATGCCGATCCACAGGGCACCCGGAAGGACACCTACCTCCGGGCGGTGCGCAAGGAACCCGGTGGATATCGCATCCTTTCCCTCAACCTCGGTGTGCTCGGTGACCGGGCGCAGGCCATGGCCGGCGGCGAGGTGTCTTTCACGCTGGTCTCGCGCAAACTCCGCCGCGACGGGGAGGACACCATCACCTTCAAGGCTGGTGGCAGGGAGGCCAGCAAACCAGCACCGATCCTGGTGGGCGAGGGCGGAAACGTGGCCAGTTGGACCAAGGGGCAGGCCCTCCATGGCAGCGGCCTCTTCGCACCCTTCCACCTGCCGCCTCTGGCCTTCACCATCACGGACTGGTCCAGCGGCGAAGCCCTGGTGCTCACGGCCACGCCGGAGACGAACCTCTACGCGCTCTTTGCCGGTTTTCGCTCGGGCGAAAAACAGTCGCTTTCCGCGGATACCGTGAAGGCCATCGTGGTGGTCAGCCTGGTGCTGGTGGCCCTGGCTTCTGCGCAGGCCTTGGCGGCCGTGCTGGGCCTGGTGCTGGCCTGGTCCCTGGGCCGCGCGGTGAATGACCTTCATGGCGGCGTGAACCGCCTCAGCCTGGGCGATTTCTCCACCCGCATCCGGCTGCGCGGTCGCGATCAGGTGGCCCAGCTTTCCGCGGCCTTCAACGACATGGCCGCGCGGCTCCAGACCGCCGCCTCCGAGCGGGAGGAACGGCTCCGCATGGAAGAGGAGCTGCGCGTGGCCCGGGAAGTGCAGATGCGCCTGCTGCCGGACCTGGAAGCCCTGCGCATGCCCTCAGTGCGCGCCACCATTCTGCCTGCGCGCGAAGTGGCCGGCGACTACTACGACCTGTTCCCCCTGTTGGATGGCAGCCTGGCCTTCCTGATTCTCGATGTCAGTGGCAAGGGCACCAGCGCGGCTTTCTACGCCGCAGAAACCAAGGGCGTGCTGTCGGCCCTGGACAAGCAGGCCCTCGGCCCCGTGGATGTGGCCGACCGCCTGAACGCCATCTGGTGCCAGGGCCACGACCGCCGCCTCTTCCTCACGCTGGCCTACGGCACCTTCCATCCGCATTCGGGCCGCTACCAGTTCGTGCGGGCGGGTCACCCTTCGGCTTTCCTGCGCCACGGCGATGGCCGCGTGTCTCGCCTGCACCCTCGGGGCCTCGGTGTGGGCCTCAGCGCCAACCGTTTCCGCGAGGCGTTGGAGCTGCACGAAGGCATCCTGGAACCCGGCGGCAGCCTCATCTTCTACACGGATGGTCTGTCCGAGGCCCAGGCTCCGGACGACAGCTTCTACGGAGAAGATCGGCTGGAGGCTCTGCTGGCCCGTCCCACGGAGGATCTGCAGAACGCCATCCTTGCCGATGTGGCCACTTTCGCCCAGGGCCGACCCCTGGCCGATGACCTGACCCTGCTCATCCTGAGCCGCGGCTCAGCGTGA
- a CDS encoding autorepressor SdpR family transcription factor, whose translation MRSLVFKALADPTRRSILDRLREGDLSAGEIAEAYEIGKASISHHLNLLKHAGLVRCRRQGQQQIYTLHTTVFQEALQWLLAFSK comes from the coding sequence ATGCGCTCCCTGGTGTTCAAGGCCCTGGCCGACCCCACCCGTCGGAGCATCCTCGACCGGTTGCGCGAGGGCGATTTGAGTGCGGGGGAAATCGCCGAAGCCTACGAGATCGGCAAGGCGAGCATCTCGCACCACCTGAACCTGCTCAAGCACGCGGGGCTGGTGCGCTGCCGCCGGCAGGGGCAGCAGCAGATCTACACGCTCCACACCACGGTATTCCAGGAGGCCCTCCAATGGCTGCTGGCGTTTTCAAAGTGA
- a CDS encoding MarR family winged helix-turn-helix transcriptional regulator: protein MTTQPQEGEPLYTSENYNQEDSIGRLIAEVSGRLLAAFDDEMTGMGITGAQWVILMRIARGCGSTAAELCRFSRYDTGSMTRMLDRLEEKGLIRRVRSCKDRRLIHLELTEAGQELHPQLPPVAVKVLNAHLQGFSHQELDLFKDFLNRMRANSEQLSQAPGGCGSS from the coding sequence ATGACCACGCAGCCCCAGGAAGGCGAGCCGCTCTACACCTCCGAAAACTACAACCAGGAGGACAGCATCGGGCGCCTCATTGCCGAGGTGTCGGGGCGGCTGCTGGCGGCCTTCGACGACGAGATGACCGGCATGGGCATCACCGGCGCCCAGTGGGTCATCCTCATGCGCATCGCCCGCGGTTGCGGTTCCACCGCCGCCGAACTCTGCCGCTTCAGCCGCTACGACACCGGCTCCATGACCCGCATGCTGGACCGCCTGGAGGAGAAGGGCCTGATCCGCCGGGTCCGGAGTTGCAAGGATCGCCGCCTCATCCACCTGGAGCTCACGGAAGCCGGCCAGGAGTTGCACCCCCAATTGCCTCCGGTGGCGGTGAAAGTCCTGAACGCGCACCTTCAGGGATTCAGCCACCAGGAATTGGACCTCTTCAAGGATTTCCTCAACCGGATGCGGGCCAACAGCGAGCAGCTTTCCCAGGCCCCCGGCGGCTGCGGTTCCTCCTGA
- a CDS encoding TolC family protein has protein sequence MLRQSPLALAAPLFALLCPCPVQAQAPSTAPAPARTVSLSLAQAIRTALEQNPRVHQSLLAIAESGDDRRFAAAALMPTVAAEALGQRNKYNLEAQMGMSVPGFPQEVGPYNWSRMGLEAQVSLFDLSLWKKWRASQHGEASAQAQGRAVREEVAAIVVGQYLRALRAAASVQAGESRVELAEALAKLAENQQKQGVGTKLDTLRSQVQLQTERQRLIQAQTQRATALAGLGRALSLEPGTRIELSDSLAAPTLPVAGFQESFTASLAQRPELAALEAREKAAVNMREAAQALRLPTLVASGFYGSAGLESHPSTHTYQVTLGLRVPLFTGGLVSAQVSRAKSEQSRVQEARREVRSQVGYEIQVAQAELDAAAHEVDVANLAVTLSTEALSQARHRFEAGVSNNIEVINAQDELAKANDNQISALYRLNQSRADLARATGQLEGMYLLQGNQPAPAN, from the coding sequence ATGCTTCGTCAGTCGCCCCTGGCCCTCGCTGCCCCCCTCTTCGCCCTTCTCTGCCCTTGCCCGGTGCAAGCGCAAGCCCCCAGCACGGCGCCGGCCCCGGCCCGCACGGTGTCGTTGAGCCTGGCCCAGGCCATCCGCACCGCTCTGGAGCAGAACCCCCGCGTGCATCAGTCGCTGCTGGCCATCGCGGAAAGCGGCGATGACCGCCGCTTCGCCGCGGCTGCCCTCATGCCCACCGTCGCCGCCGAGGCCCTGGGGCAGCGGAACAAATACAACCTGGAAGCCCAGATGGGCATGTCCGTTCCCGGCTTCCCCCAGGAAGTGGGCCCCTACAACTGGAGCCGGATGGGACTGGAGGCTCAAGTCTCCCTCTTCGACCTGAGCCTCTGGAAGAAGTGGCGGGCTTCGCAGCACGGCGAGGCTTCGGCCCAGGCCCAGGGCCGCGCCGTCCGGGAAGAAGTCGCCGCCATCGTGGTGGGCCAGTATCTGCGCGCCCTGCGCGCTGCCGCCTCGGTACAGGCCGGTGAATCCCGCGTGGAACTGGCCGAAGCCCTGGCCAAGCTCGCGGAAAACCAGCAGAAGCAGGGCGTGGGCACCAAGCTCGACACCCTGCGCTCCCAGGTGCAGTTGCAAACAGAGCGGCAGCGGCTCATTCAGGCGCAAACCCAGCGCGCCACCGCCCTGGCGGGCCTGGGACGGGCCCTGAGCCTGGAACCCGGCACCCGCATCGAGCTGTCGGACTCCCTGGCCGCGCCCACTTTGCCGGTGGCGGGCTTCCAGGAGAGCTTCACCGCCAGCCTGGCCCAGCGCCCGGAACTGGCGGCGCTGGAGGCCCGGGAGAAAGCCGCCGTGAACATGCGCGAAGCCGCCCAGGCCCTGCGGCTGCCCACCCTGGTGGCCTCCGGCTTCTATGGCTCCGCGGGCCTGGAATCCCATCCCTCCACCCACACCTACCAGGTCACCCTGGGCCTGCGGGTGCCGCTCTTCACCGGGGGCCTGGTGTCCGCTCAGGTCTCCAGGGCCAAGTCCGAGCAGAGCCGGGTGCAGGAAGCCCGCCGCGAAGTCCGCTCCCAGGTGGGCTACGAGATCCAGGTGGCCCAGGCGGAACTGGATGCCGCTGCGCACGAGGTGGACGTGGCCAACCTGGCCGTGACTCTCTCCACGGAGGCCCTGAGCCAGGCCCGGCATCGCTTCGAGGCGGGCGTCAGCAACAACATCGAAGTGATCAACGCCCAGGATGAGCTGGCCAAGGCCAATGACAACCAGATCAGCGCCCTCTACCGCCTGAACCAGTCCCGCGCGGATCTGGCGCGGGCCACGGGCCAGCTCGAAGGCATGTATCTGCTCCAAGGCAACCAACCGGCTCCTGCCAACTGA